One region of bacterium genomic DNA includes:
- the dprA gene encoding DNA-protecting protein DprA, with translation MQEIEAWILLSKLEISPRKKLALLQAFNSPQEIFKASREALLRVEGITERNVEKIFALRDIGVDKEKKIMEKVGAEIITIFDQRYPPNLREIYDPPAVLYVRGEIKEEDKFAVAIVGTRRPTEYGRSVAYKLASELVQRGFTVVSGLARGIDTFAHKGALDGGGRTIAVLGCGIDIVYPQENKELMDRIIEKGAVISEFAPGVPPQPWHFPERNRLISGLSLGAVIVQAPEGSGALITANLALEQGREVFAVPGNIEDPRSKGPHQLIKEGAKLVELVDDIITELGIPSQITHPSPTPTPKTPSLFLPPEEEQLLKLLSHEERYIGDITKESGLPPSRVASILTLLEIKGLVKRLPGDHFILAS, from the coding sequence TTGCAAGAGATTGAAGCTTGGATTTTATTGAGCAAGTTAGAGATAAGCCCACGCAAAAAATTAGCGCTTCTCCAAGCCTTCAATTCTCCTCAGGAGATATTTAAGGCGAGTAGAGAGGCTCTCTTAAGGGTTGAGGGTATCACGGAGCGGAATGTGGAGAAAATCTTCGCTCTGAGAGATATCGGCGTGGATAAAGAGAAAAAAATTATGGAGAAGGTTGGGGCGGAAATAATAACCATCTTTGACCAACGATATCCACCGAATTTAAGGGAAATATACGACCCACCGGCAGTCTTATATGTTAGGGGGGAGATAAAGGAGGAGGACAAATTCGCCGTTGCGATAGTTGGGACGAGGCGACCAACCGAATATGGTAGAAGCGTTGCTTACAAATTGGCGAGCGAGCTTGTGCAGAGAGGATTCACAGTTGTATCGGGATTGGCGAGAGGAATAGACACTTTCGCTCACAAAGGGGCATTGGATGGAGGTGGGCGGACCATAGCGGTTTTGGGATGCGGAATTGATATCGTTTATCCCCAGGAGAACAAGGAGTTAATGGACAGGATAATAGAGAAGGGTGCTGTGATAAGCGAGTTTGCACCTGGTGTTCCGCCTCAGCCCTGGCATTTCCCCGAGAGGAATAGACTGATAAGCGGGTTGTCTTTAGGGGCGGTTATCGTTCAAGCTCCCGAGGGCTCGGGAGCTCTCATCACAGCCAATCTCGCTCTTGAGCAGGGGAGGGAAGTGTTCGCGGTGCCAGGAAACATAGAGGACCCTCGCTCTAAAGGACCTCACCAGCTTATAAAAGAGGGAGCGAAGCTCGTGGAGTTAGTTGATGACATAATAACCGAGCTCGGCATTCCCTCCCAGATAACTCATCCTTCTCCGACACCCACCCCCAAAACACCCAGCTTATTCTTGCCCCCCGAAGAGGAGCAATTGCTCAAGCTCCTATCTCATGAGGAAAGATACATAGGCGATATAACAAAGGAATCGGGGCTTCCGCCCTCCCGAGTAGCCTCCATATTGACGCTTTTAGAGATTAAAGGATTAGTAAAACGCCTCCCAGGCGACCACTTCATCTTAGCGAGTTGA
- the topA gene encoding type I DNA topoisomerase, protein MEKKVIIVESPAKTKTLKNFLKDGFKVTASMGHIRDLPKRAFGVDIEDGFTPRFVIIPKKKAVVQKLKDEIKDADAVYIASDPDREGEAIAWHLVQVLRLKNPLRIEFNEITRDAVLEGLKHPRQIDMNRVYSQHARRILDRIVGYKLSPLLWDKLGFKTLSAGRVQSVALRLICEREREIQAFVPEEYWTITARLTSQREYFPFDAILITRNGEKISIKNEEEANKILLELEGAEYRVKSVRKQERRRNPPPPFITSTLQQEASNRLGFTPARTMRIAQQLYEGIEIDEGTVGLITYMRTDSVRIAESALAEAREFLKQNFGEEFLPPAPRRFKVKESAQDAHEAIRPTSVFRTPERLAPYLNSDQLKLYTLIWKRFLASQMKEAIVDHTTVDISAKDFIFRATGSVVKFPGFLIIYEEKKGEIALPELFEGEILDLIELIPAQHFTQPPPRYNDASLVKALEQKGIGRPSTYAVIIQTLLDRHYVTRENRQLIPTEMGFKVNDLLVEHFPDIVDVSFTAKMEEELDDIERGILRWDFVLEKFYDSFSKTLKQAFAVIEKEEKKEEKLDEKCPLCGAPLVLKYGRYGQFISCSNFPQCRYKRSITPSLGIKCPMEGCDGEIVERRTRKGRLFYGCSNYPKCKFASWLKPTDHVCPKCGFILGEKRTKGEVVSLVCLREGCDYQEEVGAKEEIKASE, encoded by the coding sequence ATGGAGAAGAAGGTAATTATTGTTGAGTCGCCGGCGAAGACGAAGACGCTGAAGAACTTTCTGAAGGACGGCTTTAAAGTCACGGCTTCTATGGGGCATATCCGAGACCTCCCAAAGCGAGCATTTGGAGTGGATATTGAAGATGGCTTCACTCCCAGGTTTGTTATTATACCTAAGAAGAAAGCCGTCGTTCAGAAACTAAAGGATGAGATAAAGGACGCAGATGCCGTCTACATTGCCTCTGACCCCGATAGGGAAGGGGAAGCGATAGCCTGGCATCTTGTTCAGGTCCTTAGGCTCAAAAATCCCCTCCGCATAGAGTTCAATGAGATAACAAGAGATGCGGTCCTTGAGGGATTGAAGCATCCTCGCCAAATAGACATGAATAGGGTTTACTCCCAACACGCCCGCAGAATCCTTGACAGAATCGTCGGCTATAAGCTTAGCCCCCTCCTCTGGGATAAGCTCGGTTTCAAGACCCTCTCCGCTGGTAGGGTTCAGTCTGTTGCATTGCGCCTTATCTGCGAGCGGGAAAGGGAGATTCAGGCTTTCGTCCCCGAGGAATATTGGACGATAACCGCTCGTTTGACCTCCCAAAGGGAGTATTTCCCCTTTGATGCCATTTTAATCACAAGGAATGGGGAGAAGATAAGCATCAAGAACGAGGAAGAGGCAAATAAAATCCTCCTAGAGCTTGAGGGGGCGGAATATAGGGTTAAAAGCGTCAGGAAGCAGGAGCGAAGAAGAAATCCACCACCACCTTTCATAACATCAACTCTTCAGCAGGAAGCTTCAAATCGTTTGGGCTTCACGCCGGCTCGCACTATGAGAATAGCTCAACAGTTATACGAGGGAATAGAGATTGATGAGGGAACGGTGGGTCTAATCACTTATATGCGCACGGATTCCGTGAGGATAGCGGAGAGCGCTCTTGCCGAGGCAAGAGAGTTCCTTAAGCAGAATTTCGGCGAGGAGTTCCTTCCTCCCGCTCCTCGCAGATTCAAAGTGAAGGAGAGCGCGCAGGACGCCCATGAGGCAATTCGTCCTACGAGCGTTTTCCGCACCCCGGAAAGGCTTGCTCCCTATCTCAATTCCGACCAGTTGAAGCTTTATACTTTAATCTGGAAAAGGTTCTTGGCTTCTCAAATGAAGGAAGCAATTGTTGACCATACAACCGTTGATATATCCGCAAAGGACTTCATCTTCCGGGCAACGGGCTCGGTTGTAAAATTCCCGGGCTTCCTCATAATCTATGAGGAAAAGAAGGGGGAAATAGCCTTGCCCGAGCTATTTGAGGGCGAGATATTGGATTTGATAGAGTTGATTCCCGCTCAGCATTTCACCCAGCCGCCACCCCGCTATAACGACGCCAGTTTAGTCAAGGCATTGGAACAGAAGGGAATAGGAAGACCATCCACATATGCTGTGATAATACAAACCCTTCTTGATAGGCATTATGTTACGCGGGAGAACCGTCAGCTCATTCCTACGGAGATGGGATTCAAAGTCAATGACCTCCTCGTAGAGCATTTCCCCGATATCGTTGATGTTTCCTTTACCGCTAAGATGGAGGAAGAGCTTGACGATATCGAGAGGGGAATATTGCGATGGGATTTCGTCTTGGAGAAGTTTTACGATTCATTCTCCAAGACCCTGAAACAAGCTTTTGCGGTTATTGAGAAGGAGGAGAAAAAAGAGGAAAAGCTTGATGAGAAGTGCCCCCTTTGCGGTGCTCCCCTTGTCCTAAAATATGGTAGGTATGGTCAATTCATTTCCTGTTCAAATTTCCCTCAATGTAGATATAAGCGGTCAATCACTCCATCCCTGGGAATTAAGTGTCCTATGGAGGGGTGCGATGGGGAAATTGTGGAGAGAAGGACAAGGAAGGGAAGGCTTTTCTATGGATGTTCAAATTATCCCAAGTGCAAGTTCGCAAGCTGGTTGAAGCCAACTGATCACGTTTGCCCGAAATGTGGATTTATTTTGGGGGAGAAGAGGACGAAGGGAGAGGTTGTTAGCCTCGTATGCCTGCGGGAAGGTTGCGATTATCAAGAAGAGGTGGGAGCGAAAGAGGAGATAAAAGCATCGGAATAG